From the Treponema sp. J25 genome, one window contains:
- a CDS encoding response regulator, translating into MGKTENKLRIFSALEVAKICGVVNQTAINWIKNGYLKGFTTPGGQYRVYAEDLLRFLDERGMKIPDELVNLLNDDVQWNTVLIVDDDRDINNLLKRYIEKRLPSFRVLQAYDGFEAGSIIAENRPGYVFLDIDLPGIDGHRLCKKIKEDPNFGKPFVIAITGLDIPEEEITILQDGADAFFAKPLDFEKICKTIKTFATQAGVML; encoded by the coding sequence ATGGGAAAGACCGAAAACAAACTCCGAATATTTTCTGCGCTAGAGGTGGCGAAAATTTGTGGAGTGGTCAACCAGACCGCCATAAACTGGATAAAAAATGGGTACCTCAAGGGGTTTACTACCCCCGGAGGCCAGTATCGGGTATATGCGGAAGATCTCTTGCGTTTTCTTGATGAACGGGGGATGAAAATCCCTGATGAACTTGTTAATCTTTTAAATGATGATGTGCAGTGGAATACGGTGTTAATTGTGGATGATGATAGGGATATAAATAATTTGTTGAAGCGCTATATAGAAAAACGTTTACCTTCCTTCCGGGTTCTTCAGGCCTATGATGGGTTTGAGGCGGGTTCCATTATTGCGGAAAATCGCCCCGGTTATGTGTTTCTGGATATTGATCTGCCCGGTATTGATGGGCACCGGCTTTGTAAGAAGATAAAAGAGGATCCTAATTTTGGTAAGCCCTTTGTTATCGCCATTACGGGACTCGATATCCCGGAAGAAGAGATCACCATCTTACAGGATGGGGCCGATGCTTTTTTTGCCAAGCCCCTGGATTTTGAAAAAATCTGTAAAACCATAAAGACCTTTGCGACCCAGGCGGGAGTTATGCTATGA